A portion of the Pseudopipra pipra isolate bDixPip1 chromosome 1, bDixPip1.hap1, whole genome shotgun sequence genome contains these proteins:
- the STARD3NL gene encoding STARD3 N-terminal-like protein isoform X1, whose translation MNRVPGDAENAHSSSVESCPSLRDVHSINPAQLMARIESYEGREKKGISDVRRTFCLFVTFDLLFITLLWIIELNVKGGIETTLEKEVLHYDYSSSYFDIFLLAVFRFKVLILAYAMCRLRHWWAIAFTTAVTSAFLLAKVIISQLFSQGAFGYVLPIISFILAWIETWFLDFKVLPQEAEEENRFLIAQDASERAALLHPGVLSDGQFYSPPESVAGSDEDSEEKQDSEKPIV comes from the exons ATGAATCGGGTGCCAGGTGACGCAGAAAATGCTCACAGTAGCAGTGTGGAATCTTGTCCTTCCTTGCGGGATGTCCACTCCATCAACCCAGCGCAGCTGATGGCAAGGATTGAGTCATATGAaggcagagagaagaaaggCATATCGGATGTCAGACGgactttctgtttgtttgttacGTTTGATCTCTTATTCATAACCTTGCTGTGGATAATAGAATTAAAT GTAAAAGGAGGCATTGAGACTACATTAGAGAAAGAAGTCCTACATTATGACTACTCTTCTTCATATTTTGATATATTT CTACTGGCAGTCTTTCGATTTAAGGTGTTAATACTTGCATATGCAATGTGCAGACTGCGCCATTGGTGGGCAATAGCT TTTACAACAGCAGTGACCAGTGCCTTTTTATTAGCAAAAGTAATTATTTCACAG CTGTTCTCACAGGGTGCTTTTGGCTATGTGCTGCCCATCATATCCTTCATACTTGCCTGGATTGAAACTTGGTTCTTGGACTTTAAAGTGTTACCACAAgaagctgaagaagaaaaca gaTTTTTGATAGCACAGGATGCTTCTGAACGAGCAGCTCTTCTTCACCCAGGAGTCCTCTCTGACGGGCAGTTCTATTCTCCCCCTGAATCTGTAGCAG GATCTGATGAAGactcagaagaaaagcaagacaGTGAAAAACCAATTGTATAG
- the STARD3NL gene encoding STARD3 N-terminal-like protein isoform X2 has protein sequence MNRVPGDAENAHSSSVESCPSLRDVHSINPAQLMARIESYEGREKKGISDVRRTFCLFVTFDLLFITLLWIIELNVKGGIETTLEKEVLHYDYSSSYFDIFLLAVFRFKVLILAYAMCRLRHWWAIALFSQGAFGYVLPIISFILAWIETWFLDFKVLPQEAEEENRFLIAQDASERAALLHPGVLSDGQFYSPPESVAGSDEDSEEKQDSEKPIV, from the exons ATGAATCGGGTGCCAGGTGACGCAGAAAATGCTCACAGTAGCAGTGTGGAATCTTGTCCTTCCTTGCGGGATGTCCACTCCATCAACCCAGCGCAGCTGATGGCAAGGATTGAGTCATATGAaggcagagagaagaaaggCATATCGGATGTCAGACGgactttctgtttgtttgttacGTTTGATCTCTTATTCATAACCTTGCTGTGGATAATAGAATTAAAT GTAAAAGGAGGCATTGAGACTACATTAGAGAAAGAAGTCCTACATTATGACTACTCTTCTTCATATTTTGATATATTT CTACTGGCAGTCTTTCGATTTAAGGTGTTAATACTTGCATATGCAATGTGCAGACTGCGCCATTGGTGGGCAATAGCT CTGTTCTCACAGGGTGCTTTTGGCTATGTGCTGCCCATCATATCCTTCATACTTGCCTGGATTGAAACTTGGTTCTTGGACTTTAAAGTGTTACCACAAgaagctgaagaagaaaaca gaTTTTTGATAGCACAGGATGCTTCTGAACGAGCAGCTCTTCTTCACCCAGGAGTCCTCTCTGACGGGCAGTTCTATTCTCCCCCTGAATCTGTAGCAG GATCTGATGAAGactcagaagaaaagcaagacaGTGAAAAACCAATTGTATAG